The Caenorhabditis elegans chromosome II genome has a segment encoding these proteins:
- the dnj-5 gene encoding DnaJ homolog dnj-5 (Confirmed by transcript evidence), with protein MSSFDDPEKHFLGNLLEDDPGSSVTSATSPFAGINGSTSTALTSQVPTVGPVMCPTELSMSNAWPEPPPPYSPRHESWGLPSNANTTLLGSSSLTSSNWFPFTDQKETSSNEILSSLNLAAGSSSPALPSTPSRVPHHPSSQVHHFHHNLHHHTHTHNVQVQNHYFGAPPPGLESFGPTRTSSTSSSQIYDAIPNPSWNYTGLSNINADSNVLFSDWKNKNSSQTSPVSTVVSESSISSNLETRPVHPPLSPSEVVEIAKEKKNVSKSYAEHLSKSTAGTQKKGAPIGAEKKQKQELAKKMSNQLPIESIATRIVVKGQPHSAPVVSRMPFSYRDVAARSDHTSSSNHPNHQPDELQRKELSSADLKLNDSKAVRTKNNDHRETGKTRNTIDPTDFNKKNRVDNEFQKINNRKNKKEKAVTEVAAPVIFEGVHPVDSSSRYDVLKNLESPNQSYHEKKSANGRPPLIQKIFSRSSSPADDIIDTEEEDPHRVRSSSTHVHQNGNGQVKKDQRKRVAQVNQRRRKGRKEEPSWLQNAFSTFVDVLFFVWGYACFGLQWTLLLIVEVCQKIADIFVTFGKSLWAGTCKGLRNVILAFVYLCFFVVFAIKSVVVRLLTFINMIGAEESDETVEEQDWGCKKEIPIATNATEFADRLSRETIRDAYSVFGLRSDCSDDDIKRNYKRLAALVSPDKCTIDAADQVYELVDVAFSAIGYKDSRSEYTLENLKNNEVHEQLISVWNDMTKAVEEARNTIFCDCENTHFRVATSISPSQARSCKRCGVKHPAKQNDIWVEKRHLGLTSTYYTCTDNVVYDITSWATCKSQRAMLKNMRAHTHNVQYRLLSPMFKNSDFDAQSQYYNSSYPSSSTDARFLSDLQEEYSTLLRQRSLAQISFKNCEPREEDRSRRAANRRQKRWR; from the exons ATGTCAAGTTTCGACGATccagaaaaacattttctgggTAATCTTCTCGAAGATGACCCAGGTTCGTCTGTGACGTCTGCAACATCCCCATTTGCTGGAATAAAtg GGTCAACATCAACCGCCTTAACATCACAAGTTCCGACTGTTGGACCAGTAATGTGCCCTACAGAACTTTCCATGTCGAATGCGTGGCCTGAGCCTCCTCCTCCATATTCGCCGCGTCATGAATCGTGGGGTCTTCCATCTAATGCTAACACGACACTTCTGGGCTCGTCATCGTTGACATCTTCCAATTGGTTCCCTTTTACG GACCAAAAAGAGACATCATCAAATGAAATCCTGAGCTCTCTGAATCTTGCTGCTGGAAGCTCATCTCCTGCTCTTCCATCAACTCCATCACGTGTTCCACATCATCCTTCCTCACAAGTTCATCACTTCCATCATAACCTCCACCATCACACTCATACTCATAATGTG cAGGTTCAAAATCATTATTTCGGTGCTCCCCCTCCTGGCCTAGAAAGTTTCGGACCTACAAGAACTAGTTCCACCTCATCGTCTCAAATCTACGACGCCATCCCCAATCCATCGTGGAATTACACTGGACTATCGAATATTAATGCG GATTcgaatgttttgttttctgattGGAAAAATAAGAACTCGAGCCAAACGTCCCCAGTTTCTACCGTTGTTTCTGAATCTTCGATTTCTTCAAACTTGGAAACTCGTCCTGTTCATCCTCCTCTGTCACCTTCGGAAGTTGTTGAAATTGCCAAGGAAAAGAAGAACGTTTCGAAAAGTTATGCAGAACATCTATCGAAATCAACTGCAG gaactcaaaaaaaaggagCTCCGATAGGCGCTGAGAAGAAACAAAAGCAGGAGTTGGCGAAGAAAATGAGCAATCAACTTCCAATCGAAAGCATAGCGACTCGAATAGTTGTTAAAGGACAGCCTCACTCGGCTCCAGTTGTTTCTAGAATGCCGTTTAGTTATCGTGATGTCGCAGCACGCTCGGATCACACTTCTTCTTCAAATCATCCGAATCATCAACCTGACGAGTTACAG AGGAAAGAATTATCGTCGGcggatttgaaattgaacGATTCAAAAGCAGTGCGAACCAAGAACAATGATCATCGCGAAACTGGTAAAACACGGAATACGATTGATCCTACTGATTTTAACAAAAAGAATCGCGTCGACAATGAGTTCCAGAAGATCAACAATcgtaaaaataagaaagagaAAGCTGTGACCGAGGTGGCCGCCCCTGTGATCTTTGAAGGCGTACATCCAGTTGATTCATCATCTCGATACGATGTTCTTAAAAATCTTGAATCACCAAATCAAAGTTATCACGAGAAGAAGAGCGCAAACGGGAGACCGCCACTTATTCAGAAGATTTTCTCGAGATCCAGTTCTCCAGCTGATG atataatTGATACTGAAGAGGAAGATCCTCACAGAGTTCGTTCATCATCAACCCATGTTCATCAAAATGGAAATGGTCAGGTGAAGAAAGATCAGCGAAAACGCGTCGCTCAAGTGAATCAGCGTCGtagaaaaggaagaaaagaGGAACCATCGTGGCTGCAAAATGCGTTTTCGACATTTG tcgaCGTCCTTTTTTTCGTTTGGGGCTACGCATGTTTTGGACTTCAGTGGACATTGCTGCTTATCGTCGAAGTGTGCCAAAAAATAGCTGATATCTTTGTCACTTTTGGAAAGAGCTTGTGGGCTGGAACATGCAAAGGACTTCGCAATGTCATTCTGGCTTTCGTCTATCTTTGCTTCTTCGTTGTATTTGCTATCAAAAGTGTCGTAGTCCGTTTGCTGACGTTCATCAATATGATTGGAGCAGAGGAATCAGATGAAACTGTTGAAGAACAAGATTGGGGTTGCAAGAAAGAGATTCCGATCGCGACGAATGCAACCGAATTCGCTGATCGTTTATCGAGAGAGACTATTCGTGATGCGTATTCAGTGTTTGGATTGAGAAGCGATTGTTCTGATGATGACATCAAAAGAAACTATAAGCGATTGGCTGCTCTTGTCTCACCAGAtaag tGCACAATTGATGCTGCCGACCAAGTTTATGAGCTTGTTGATGTTGCCTTCTCAGCTATTGGTTACAAGGATTCTCGATCTGAGTATACCCTCGAAAATCTTAAGAACAACGAAGTG CATGAGCAATTGATCTCTGTTTGGAATGATATGACAAAAGCTGTCGAAGAGGCACGAAACACTATCTTCTGTGATTGTGAAAACACTCATTTCCGTGTTGCCACTTCTATTTCTCCATCTCAAGCAAGAAGTTGTAAGAGATGTGGAGTAAAGCATCCTGCCAAGCAG aatgatATTTGGGTTGAGAAGAGACATCTCGGATTGACTTCTACCTATTACACGTGCACAGATAACGTTGTGTACGATATTACATCATGGGCTACTTGCAAG AGCCAACGTGCGATGCTCAAAAACATGCGAGCACACACTCACAATGTCCAGTATCGGTTGTTATCGCCAATG TTTAAGAACTCCGACTTTGATGCCCAATCTCAATATTACAACTCGTCATATCCATCCTCTTCAACAGACGCTCGTTTTTTGAGCGATCTTCAAGAAGAGTACTCGACTT tgctcCGCCAGCGTAGTCTTGctcaaatttctttcaaaaactgtgaACCACGTGAGGAGGATCGGAGTCGTCGTGCAGCGAATCGACGACAAAAGCGATGGCGATGA
- the dnj-5 gene encoding DnaJ homolog dnj-5 (Partially confirmed by transcript evidence), with product MSSFDDPEKHFLGNLLEDDPGSSVTSATSPFAGINGSTSTALTSQVPTVGPVMCPTELSMSNAWPEPPPPYSPRHESWGLPSNANTTLLGSSSLTSSNWFPFTDQKETSSNEILSSLNLAAGSSSPALPSTPSRVPHHPSSQVHHFHHNLHHHTHTHNVVQNHYFGAPPPGLESFGPTRTSSTSSSQIYDAIPNPSWNYTGLSNINADSNVLFSDWKNKNSSQTSPVSTVVSESSISSNLETRPVHPPLSPSEVVEIAKEKKNVSKSYAEHLSKSTAGTQKKGAPIGAEKKQKQELAKKMSNQLPIESIATRIVVKGQPHSAPVVSRMPFSYRDVAARSDHTSSSNHPNHQPDELQRKELSSADLKLNDSKAVRTKNNDHRETGKTRNTIDPTDFNKKNRVDNEFQKINNRKNKKEKAVTEVAAPVIFEGVHPVDSSSRYDVLKNLESPNQSYHEKKSANGRPPLIQKIFSRSSSPADDIIDTEEEDPHRVRSSSTHVHQNGNGQVKKDQRKRVAQVNQRRRKGRKEEPSWLQNAFSTFVDVLFFVWGYACFGLQWTLLLIVEVCQKIADIFVTFGKSLWAGTCKGLRNVILAFVYLCFFVVFAIKSVVVRLLTFINMIGAEESDETVEEQDWGCKKEIPIATNATEFADRLSRETIRDAYSVFGLRSDCSDDDIKRNYKRLAALVSPDKCTIDAADQVYELVDVAFSAIGYKDSRSEYTLENLKNNEVHEQLISVWNDMTKAVEEARNTIFCDCENTHFRVATSISPSQARSCKRCGVKHPAKQNDIWVEKRHLGLTSTYYTCTDNVVYDITSWATCKSQRAMLKNMRAHTHNVQYRLLSPMNSDFDAQSQYYNSSYPSSSTDARFLSDLQEEYSTLLRQRSLAQISFKNCEPREEDRSRRAANRRQKRWR from the exons ATGTCAAGTTTCGACGATccagaaaaacattttctgggTAATCTTCTCGAAGATGACCCAGGTTCGTCTGTGACGTCTGCAACATCCCCATTTGCTGGAATAAAtg GGTCAACATCAACCGCCTTAACATCACAAGTTCCGACTGTTGGACCAGTAATGTGCCCTACAGAACTTTCCATGTCGAATGCGTGGCCTGAGCCTCCTCCTCCATATTCGCCGCGTCATGAATCGTGGGGTCTTCCATCTAATGCTAACACGACACTTCTGGGCTCGTCATCGTTGACATCTTCCAATTGGTTCCCTTTTACG GACCAAAAAGAGACATCATCAAATGAAATCCTGAGCTCTCTGAATCTTGCTGCTGGAAGCTCATCTCCTGCTCTTCCATCAACTCCATCACGTGTTCCACATCATCCTTCCTCACAAGTTCATCACTTCCATCATAACCTCCACCATCACACTCATACTCATAATGTG GTTCAAAATCATTATTTCGGTGCTCCCCCTCCTGGCCTAGAAAGTTTCGGACCTACAAGAACTAGTTCCACCTCATCGTCTCAAATCTACGACGCCATCCCCAATCCATCGTGGAATTACACTGGACTATCGAATATTAATGCG GATTcgaatgttttgttttctgattGGAAAAATAAGAACTCGAGCCAAACGTCCCCAGTTTCTACCGTTGTTTCTGAATCTTCGATTTCTTCAAACTTGGAAACTCGTCCTGTTCATCCTCCTCTGTCACCTTCGGAAGTTGTTGAAATTGCCAAGGAAAAGAAGAACGTTTCGAAAAGTTATGCAGAACATCTATCGAAATCAACTGCAG gaactcaaaaaaaaggagCTCCGATAGGCGCTGAGAAGAAACAAAAGCAGGAGTTGGCGAAGAAAATGAGCAATCAACTTCCAATCGAAAGCATAGCGACTCGAATAGTTGTTAAAGGACAGCCTCACTCGGCTCCAGTTGTTTCTAGAATGCCGTTTAGTTATCGTGATGTCGCAGCACGCTCGGATCACACTTCTTCTTCAAATCATCCGAATCATCAACCTGACGAGTTACAG AGGAAAGAATTATCGTCGGcggatttgaaattgaacGATTCAAAAGCAGTGCGAACCAAGAACAATGATCATCGCGAAACTGGTAAAACACGGAATACGATTGATCCTACTGATTTTAACAAAAAGAATCGCGTCGACAATGAGTTCCAGAAGATCAACAATcgtaaaaataagaaagagaAAGCTGTGACCGAGGTGGCCGCCCCTGTGATCTTTGAAGGCGTACATCCAGTTGATTCATCATCTCGATACGATGTTCTTAAAAATCTTGAATCACCAAATCAAAGTTATCACGAGAAGAAGAGCGCAAACGGGAGACCGCCACTTATTCAGAAGATTTTCTCGAGATCCAGTTCTCCAGCTGATG atataatTGATACTGAAGAGGAAGATCCTCACAGAGTTCGTTCATCATCAACCCATGTTCATCAAAATGGAAATGGTCAGGTGAAGAAAGATCAGCGAAAACGCGTCGCTCAAGTGAATCAGCGTCGtagaaaaggaagaaaagaGGAACCATCGTGGCTGCAAAATGCGTTTTCGACATTTG tcgaCGTCCTTTTTTTCGTTTGGGGCTACGCATGTTTTGGACTTCAGTGGACATTGCTGCTTATCGTCGAAGTGTGCCAAAAAATAGCTGATATCTTTGTCACTTTTGGAAAGAGCTTGTGGGCTGGAACATGCAAAGGACTTCGCAATGTCATTCTGGCTTTCGTCTATCTTTGCTTCTTCGTTGTATTTGCTATCAAAAGTGTCGTAGTCCGTTTGCTGACGTTCATCAATATGATTGGAGCAGAGGAATCAGATGAAACTGTTGAAGAACAAGATTGGGGTTGCAAGAAAGAGATTCCGATCGCGACGAATGCAACCGAATTCGCTGATCGTTTATCGAGAGAGACTATTCGTGATGCGTATTCAGTGTTTGGATTGAGAAGCGATTGTTCTGATGATGACATCAAAAGAAACTATAAGCGATTGGCTGCTCTTGTCTCACCAGAtaag tGCACAATTGATGCTGCCGACCAAGTTTATGAGCTTGTTGATGTTGCCTTCTCAGCTATTGGTTACAAGGATTCTCGATCTGAGTATACCCTCGAAAATCTTAAGAACAACGAAGTG CATGAGCAATTGATCTCTGTTTGGAATGATATGACAAAAGCTGTCGAAGAGGCACGAAACACTATCTTCTGTGATTGTGAAAACACTCATTTCCGTGTTGCCACTTCTATTTCTCCATCTCAAGCAAGAAGTTGTAAGAGATGTGGAGTAAAGCATCCTGCCAAGCAG aatgatATTTGGGTTGAGAAGAGACATCTCGGATTGACTTCTACCTATTACACGTGCACAGATAACGTTGTGTACGATATTACATCATGGGCTACTTGCAAG AGCCAACGTGCGATGCTCAAAAACATGCGAGCACACACTCACAATGTCCAGTATCGGTTGTTATCGCCAATG AACTCCGACTTTGATGCCCAATCTCAATATTACAACTCGTCATATCCATCCTCTTCAACAGACGCTCGTTTTTTGAGCGATCTTCAAGAAGAGTACTCGACTT tgctcCGCCAGCGTAGTCTTGctcaaatttctttcaaaaactgtgaACCACGTGAGGAGGATCGGAGTCGTCGTGCAGCGAATCGACGACAAAAGCGATGGCGATGA
- the dnj-5 gene encoding J domain-containing protein (Partially confirmed by transcript evidence) — MSSFDDPEKHFLGNLLEDDPGSSVTSATSPFAGINGSTSTALTSQVPTVGPVMCPTELSMSNAWPEPPPPYSPRHESWGLPSNANTTLLGSSSLTSSNWFPFTDQKETSSNEILSSLNLAAGSSSPALPSTPSRVPHHPSSQVHHFHHNLHHHTHTHNVQVQNHYFGAPPPGLESFGPTRTSSTSSSQIYDAIPNPSWNYTGLSNINADSNVLFSDWKNKNSSQTSPVSTVVSESSISSNLETRPVHPPLSPSEVVEIAKEKKNVSKSYAEHLSKSTAGTQKKGAPIGAEKKQKQELAKKMSNQLPIESIATRIVVKGQPHSAPVVSRMPFSYRDVAARSDHTSSSNHPNHQPDELQRKELSSADLKLNDSKAVRTKNNDHRETGKTRNTIDPTDFNKKNRVDNEFQKINNRKNKKEKAVTEVAAPVIFEGVHPVDSSSRYDVLKNLESPNQSYHEKKSANGRPPLIQKIFSRSSSPADDIIDTEEEDPHRVRSSSTHVHQNGNGQVKKDQRKRVAQVNQRRRKGRKEEPSWLQNAFSTFVDVLFFVWGYACFGLQWTLLLIVEVCQKIADIFVTFGKSLWAGTCKGLRNVILAFVYLCFFVVFAIKSVVVRLLTFINMIGAEESDETVEEQDWGCKKEIPIATNATEFADRLSRETIRDAYSVFGLRSDCSDDDIKRNYKRLAALVSPDKCTIDAADQVYELVDVAFSAIGYKDSRSEYTLENLKNNEVHEQLISVWNDMTKAVEEARNTIFCDCENTHFRVATSISPSQARSCKRCGVKHPAKQNDIWVEKRHLGLTSTYYTCTDNVVYDITSWATCKKNKKAELISNDGCRWTKEHQINKRANVRCSKTCEHTLTMSSIGCYRQW, encoded by the exons ATGTCAAGTTTCGACGATccagaaaaacattttctgggTAATCTTCTCGAAGATGACCCAGGTTCGTCTGTGACGTCTGCAACATCCCCATTTGCTGGAATAAAtg GGTCAACATCAACCGCCTTAACATCACAAGTTCCGACTGTTGGACCAGTAATGTGCCCTACAGAACTTTCCATGTCGAATGCGTGGCCTGAGCCTCCTCCTCCATATTCGCCGCGTCATGAATCGTGGGGTCTTCCATCTAATGCTAACACGACACTTCTGGGCTCGTCATCGTTGACATCTTCCAATTGGTTCCCTTTTACG GACCAAAAAGAGACATCATCAAATGAAATCCTGAGCTCTCTGAATCTTGCTGCTGGAAGCTCATCTCCTGCTCTTCCATCAACTCCATCACGTGTTCCACATCATCCTTCCTCACAAGTTCATCACTTCCATCATAACCTCCACCATCACACTCATACTCATAATGTG cAGGTTCAAAATCATTATTTCGGTGCTCCCCCTCCTGGCCTAGAAAGTTTCGGACCTACAAGAACTAGTTCCACCTCATCGTCTCAAATCTACGACGCCATCCCCAATCCATCGTGGAATTACACTGGACTATCGAATATTAATGCG GATTcgaatgttttgttttctgattGGAAAAATAAGAACTCGAGCCAAACGTCCCCAGTTTCTACCGTTGTTTCTGAATCTTCGATTTCTTCAAACTTGGAAACTCGTCCTGTTCATCCTCCTCTGTCACCTTCGGAAGTTGTTGAAATTGCCAAGGAAAAGAAGAACGTTTCGAAAAGTTATGCAGAACATCTATCGAAATCAACTGCAG gaactcaaaaaaaaggagCTCCGATAGGCGCTGAGAAGAAACAAAAGCAGGAGTTGGCGAAGAAAATGAGCAATCAACTTCCAATCGAAAGCATAGCGACTCGAATAGTTGTTAAAGGACAGCCTCACTCGGCTCCAGTTGTTTCTAGAATGCCGTTTAGTTATCGTGATGTCGCAGCACGCTCGGATCACACTTCTTCTTCAAATCATCCGAATCATCAACCTGACGAGTTACAG AGGAAAGAATTATCGTCGGcggatttgaaattgaacGATTCAAAAGCAGTGCGAACCAAGAACAATGATCATCGCGAAACTGGTAAAACACGGAATACGATTGATCCTACTGATTTTAACAAAAAGAATCGCGTCGACAATGAGTTCCAGAAGATCAACAATcgtaaaaataagaaagagaAAGCTGTGACCGAGGTGGCCGCCCCTGTGATCTTTGAAGGCGTACATCCAGTTGATTCATCATCTCGATACGATGTTCTTAAAAATCTTGAATCACCAAATCAAAGTTATCACGAGAAGAAGAGCGCAAACGGGAGACCGCCACTTATTCAGAAGATTTTCTCGAGATCCAGTTCTCCAGCTGATG atataatTGATACTGAAGAGGAAGATCCTCACAGAGTTCGTTCATCATCAACCCATGTTCATCAAAATGGAAATGGTCAGGTGAAGAAAGATCAGCGAAAACGCGTCGCTCAAGTGAATCAGCGTCGtagaaaaggaagaaaagaGGAACCATCGTGGCTGCAAAATGCGTTTTCGACATTTG tcgaCGTCCTTTTTTTCGTTTGGGGCTACGCATGTTTTGGACTTCAGTGGACATTGCTGCTTATCGTCGAAGTGTGCCAAAAAATAGCTGATATCTTTGTCACTTTTGGAAAGAGCTTGTGGGCTGGAACATGCAAAGGACTTCGCAATGTCATTCTGGCTTTCGTCTATCTTTGCTTCTTCGTTGTATTTGCTATCAAAAGTGTCGTAGTCCGTTTGCTGACGTTCATCAATATGATTGGAGCAGAGGAATCAGATGAAACTGTTGAAGAACAAGATTGGGGTTGCAAGAAAGAGATTCCGATCGCGACGAATGCAACCGAATTCGCTGATCGTTTATCGAGAGAGACTATTCGTGATGCGTATTCAGTGTTTGGATTGAGAAGCGATTGTTCTGATGATGACATCAAAAGAAACTATAAGCGATTGGCTGCTCTTGTCTCACCAGAtaag tGCACAATTGATGCTGCCGACCAAGTTTATGAGCTTGTTGATGTTGCCTTCTCAGCTATTGGTTACAAGGATTCTCGATCTGAGTATACCCTCGAAAATCTTAAGAACAACGAAGTG CATGAGCAATTGATCTCTGTTTGGAATGATATGACAAAAGCTGTCGAAGAGGCACGAAACACTATCTTCTGTGATTGTGAAAACACTCATTTCCGTGTTGCCACTTCTATTTCTCCATCTCAAGCAAGAAGTTGTAAGAGATGTGGAGTAAAGCATCCTGCCAAGCAG aatgatATTTGGGTTGAGAAGAGACATCTCGGATTGACTTCTACCTATTACACGTGCACAGATAACGTTGTGTACGATATTACATCATGGGCTACTTGCAAG AAGAACAAGAAAGCTGAGCTCATATCGAACGATGGATGTCGCTGGACAAAGGAGCATCAAATTAACAAGAG AGCCAACGTGCGATGCTCAAAAACATGCGAGCACACACTCACAATGTCCAGTATCGGTTGTTATCGCCAATGGTAA
- the dnj-5 gene encoding DnaJ homolog dnj-5 (Partially confirmed by transcript evidence): MSSFDDPEKHFLGNLLEDDPGSSVTSATSPFAGINGSTSTALTSQVPTVGPVMCPTELSMSNAWPEPPPPYSPRHESWGLPSNANTTLLGSSSLTSSNWFPFTDQKETSSNEILSSLNLAAGSSSPALPSTPSRVPHHPSSQVHHFHHNLHHHTHTHNVQVQNHYFGAPPPGLESFGPTRTSSTSSSQIYDAIPNPSWNYTGLSNINADSNVLFSDWKNKNSSQTSPVSTVVSESSISSNLETRPVHPPLSPSEVVEIAKEKKNVSKSYAEHLSKSTAGTQKKGAPIGAEKKQKQELAKKMSNQLPIESIATRIVVKGQPHSAPVVSRMPFSYRDVAARSDHTSSSNHPNHQPDELQRKELSSADLKLNDSKAVRTKNNDHRETGKTRNTIDPTDFNKKNRVDNEFQKINNRKNKKEKAVTEVAAPVIFEGVHPVDSSSRYDVLKNLESPNQSYHEKKSANGRPPLIQKIFSRSSSPADDIIDTEEEDPHRVRSSSTHVHQNGNGQVKKDQRKRVAQVNQRRRKGRKEEPSWLQNAFSTFVDVLFFVWGYACFGLQWTLLLIVEVCQKIADIFVTFGKSLWAGTCKGLRNVILAFVYLCFFVVFAIKSVVVRLLTFINMIGAEESDETVEEQDWGCKKEIPIATNATEFADRLSRETIRDAYSVFGLRSDCSDDDIKRNYKRLAALVSPDKCTIDAADQVYELVDVAFSAIGYKDSRSEYTLENLKNNEVHEQLISVWNDMTKAVEEARNTIFCDCENTHFRVATSISPSQARSCKRCGVKHPAKQNDIWVEKRHLGLTSTYYTCTDNVVYDITSWATCKKNKKAELISNDGCRWTKEHQINKRRYPTK, translated from the exons ATGTCAAGTTTCGACGATccagaaaaacattttctgggTAATCTTCTCGAAGATGACCCAGGTTCGTCTGTGACGTCTGCAACATCCCCATTTGCTGGAATAAAtg GGTCAACATCAACCGCCTTAACATCACAAGTTCCGACTGTTGGACCAGTAATGTGCCCTACAGAACTTTCCATGTCGAATGCGTGGCCTGAGCCTCCTCCTCCATATTCGCCGCGTCATGAATCGTGGGGTCTTCCATCTAATGCTAACACGACACTTCTGGGCTCGTCATCGTTGACATCTTCCAATTGGTTCCCTTTTACG GACCAAAAAGAGACATCATCAAATGAAATCCTGAGCTCTCTGAATCTTGCTGCTGGAAGCTCATCTCCTGCTCTTCCATCAACTCCATCACGTGTTCCACATCATCCTTCCTCACAAGTTCATCACTTCCATCATAACCTCCACCATCACACTCATACTCATAATGTG cAGGTTCAAAATCATTATTTCGGTGCTCCCCCTCCTGGCCTAGAAAGTTTCGGACCTACAAGAACTAGTTCCACCTCATCGTCTCAAATCTACGACGCCATCCCCAATCCATCGTGGAATTACACTGGACTATCGAATATTAATGCG GATTcgaatgttttgttttctgattGGAAAAATAAGAACTCGAGCCAAACGTCCCCAGTTTCTACCGTTGTTTCTGAATCTTCGATTTCTTCAAACTTGGAAACTCGTCCTGTTCATCCTCCTCTGTCACCTTCGGAAGTTGTTGAAATTGCCAAGGAAAAGAAGAACGTTTCGAAAAGTTATGCAGAACATCTATCGAAATCAACTGCAG gaactcaaaaaaaaggagCTCCGATAGGCGCTGAGAAGAAACAAAAGCAGGAGTTGGCGAAGAAAATGAGCAATCAACTTCCAATCGAAAGCATAGCGACTCGAATAGTTGTTAAAGGACAGCCTCACTCGGCTCCAGTTGTTTCTAGAATGCCGTTTAGTTATCGTGATGTCGCAGCACGCTCGGATCACACTTCTTCTTCAAATCATCCGAATCATCAACCTGACGAGTTACAG AGGAAAGAATTATCGTCGGcggatttgaaattgaacGATTCAAAAGCAGTGCGAACCAAGAACAATGATCATCGCGAAACTGGTAAAACACGGAATACGATTGATCCTACTGATTTTAACAAAAAGAATCGCGTCGACAATGAGTTCCAGAAGATCAACAATcgtaaaaataagaaagagaAAGCTGTGACCGAGGTGGCCGCCCCTGTGATCTTTGAAGGCGTACATCCAGTTGATTCATCATCTCGATACGATGTTCTTAAAAATCTTGAATCACCAAATCAAAGTTATCACGAGAAGAAGAGCGCAAACGGGAGACCGCCACTTATTCAGAAGATTTTCTCGAGATCCAGTTCTCCAGCTGATG atataatTGATACTGAAGAGGAAGATCCTCACAGAGTTCGTTCATCATCAACCCATGTTCATCAAAATGGAAATGGTCAGGTGAAGAAAGATCAGCGAAAACGCGTCGCTCAAGTGAATCAGCGTCGtagaaaaggaagaaaagaGGAACCATCGTGGCTGCAAAATGCGTTTTCGACATTTG tcgaCGTCCTTTTTTTCGTTTGGGGCTACGCATGTTTTGGACTTCAGTGGACATTGCTGCTTATCGTCGAAGTGTGCCAAAAAATAGCTGATATCTTTGTCACTTTTGGAAAGAGCTTGTGGGCTGGAACATGCAAAGGACTTCGCAATGTCATTCTGGCTTTCGTCTATCTTTGCTTCTTCGTTGTATTTGCTATCAAAAGTGTCGTAGTCCGTTTGCTGACGTTCATCAATATGATTGGAGCAGAGGAATCAGATGAAACTGTTGAAGAACAAGATTGGGGTTGCAAGAAAGAGATTCCGATCGCGACGAATGCAACCGAATTCGCTGATCGTTTATCGAGAGAGACTATTCGTGATGCGTATTCAGTGTTTGGATTGAGAAGCGATTGTTCTGATGATGACATCAAAAGAAACTATAAGCGATTGGCTGCTCTTGTCTCACCAGAtaag tGCACAATTGATGCTGCCGACCAAGTTTATGAGCTTGTTGATGTTGCCTTCTCAGCTATTGGTTACAAGGATTCTCGATCTGAGTATACCCTCGAAAATCTTAAGAACAACGAAGTG CATGAGCAATTGATCTCTGTTTGGAATGATATGACAAAAGCTGTCGAAGAGGCACGAAACACTATCTTCTGTGATTGTGAAAACACTCATTTCCGTGTTGCCACTTCTATTTCTCCATCTCAAGCAAGAAGTTGTAAGAGATGTGGAGTAAAGCATCCTGCCAAGCAG aatgatATTTGGGTTGAGAAGAGACATCTCGGATTGACTTCTACCTATTACACGTGCACAGATAACGTTGTGTACGATATTACATCATGGGCTACTTGCAAG AAGAACAAGAAAGCTGAGCTCATATCGAACGATGGATGTCGCTGGACAAAGGAGCATCAAATTAACAAGAG GAGATACCCCACCAAGTAG